One part of the Tunicatimonas pelagia genome encodes these proteins:
- a CDS encoding SDR family NAD(P)-dependent oxidoreductase: METSTLEKPTKTLAELTSLRGKVAVITGGAQGIGYAIAQRFGEAGAEIVIGDINPEVGEQAVTRLAEKGVSATFTRLDATQYESQRELAEHATATYGQIDIWVNNAGIYRFQTLSDTTPESWQEMLDLDLSGTFYGAKVAAEFLQKNGGGVIINLSSTAGFSGNAATAHYTAVKFGVRGLTAALGKELSRSGIRVMALAPGMVNTPGTRTESWQSAFEKFAGMSMDGLAQAMVPLGRKAEPDDIAKVALFCATDLSGYLTGQTLLVDGGMLA; the protein is encoded by the coding sequence ATGGAAACCAGCACACTAGAAAAACCAACAAAAACCCTGGCCGAACTCACCTCGTTGCGGGGCAAAGTAGCCGTCATCACCGGCGGGGCCCAGGGAATCGGCTACGCCATTGCCCAACGCTTCGGAGAGGCGGGAGCGGAGATCGTGATCGGCGATATCAACCCGGAGGTGGGCGAACAGGCTGTTACCCGGCTGGCTGAGAAAGGCGTATCGGCTACGTTCACCCGGCTGGATGCCACCCAGTACGAGTCGCAGCGCGAACTGGCCGAACACGCCACAGCCACCTACGGGCAAATCGATATCTGGGTGAACAACGCTGGCATCTACCGCTTCCAAACCCTCTCGGATACGACTCCCGAAAGCTGGCAGGAAATGCTTGATCTTGATCTGTCGGGTACTTTTTACGGAGCTAAAGTAGCAGCGGAATTCTTGCAGAAAAACGGCGGCGGGGTCATCATTAACCTATCGTCTACCGCTGGTTTCTCGGGAAATGCAGCCACAGCCCACTATACCGCCGTCAAATTTGGGGTGCGGGGATTGACGGCAGCTCTGGGCAAAGAGCTATCCCGAAGCGGGATTCGGGTGATGGCCCTGGCCCCCGGTATGGTCAATACCCCGGGTACCCGGACTGAATCTTGGCAAAGTGCCTTTGAAAAATTCGCAGGCATGTCCATGGATGGCTTGGCCCAGGCGATGGTGCCGCTAGGAAGAAAAGCCGAGCCGGATGATATTGCCAAAGTCGCCCTCTTTTGTGCCA
- a CDS encoding alpha/beta fold hydrolase, producing the protein MNKYIRHARWALIVWVFFACSEDEEVAEVPQAAIDAALPAAVPPTGFTSQVAQVNGIDLHYVTGGQGDPLLLIHGWPQSWYEWHRVMPTLGQQYTLIVPDLRGIGGSDNALLPDGYSKKLLAEDLHALVQQLGYTSVKIIGHDIGLMVGYAYASEYPEEVEKMVLMDAPLPGIEPFWTGLLQDPRSWHFGFYADGDAAVDIIGSDIRSYLIEFYQKFAFQQDAFSEEEIDEFARVYSQPGALRSSLDWYKGAYRFDIEDNQLYSQTKLQMPILALGGEYSGSYVLPMIQSVADNVSGGIIANSGHWIVEEQPQAFLDQVIPFLAE; encoded by the coding sequence ATGAACAAATATATAAGACACGCCCGATGGGCCCTCATCGTGTGGGTATTCTTTGCTTGTAGCGAGGATGAAGAGGTAGCCGAGGTACCCCAGGCCGCAATAGATGCCGCCCTTCCGGCAGCAGTACCCCCCACCGGCTTTACGAGTCAGGTGGCCCAGGTAAACGGCATTGACCTGCATTATGTCACTGGTGGGCAGGGCGACCCCTTATTGCTCATTCATGGCTGGCCTCAAAGCTGGTACGAATGGCACCGCGTGATGCCGACCTTAGGCCAACAATATACGCTCATTGTACCGGACTTAAGAGGCATCGGAGGATCGGATAATGCCCTTCTGCCGGATGGATACAGTAAAAAACTACTGGCCGAAGACTTACACGCGCTGGTTCAGCAGTTAGGCTATACCAGCGTCAAAATCATTGGTCATGACATCGGCCTGATGGTGGGTTATGCCTATGCTTCGGAATACCCGGAAGAGGTAGAAAAGATGGTGCTGATGGATGCACCGCTTCCGGGCATAGAACCATTCTGGACCGGATTGCTGCAAGACCCCCGATCCTGGCACTTTGGATTCTATGCTGACGGAGATGCTGCCGTGGACATTATCGGTAGCGACATCCGGAGTTATCTGATCGAATTCTACCAAAAATTTGCCTTTCAGCAGGATGCCTTTTCAGAAGAAGAAATTGACGAGTTTGCCCGCGTTTATTCTCAGCCGGGGGCGCTTCGTAGCAGCCTGGATTGGTACAAGGGAGCCTACCGCTTTGACATTGAGGATAACCAATTATACAGCCAAACCAAACTTCAAATGCCTATTCTGGCGCTGGGGGGCGAGTATTCCGGAAGCTATGTACTGCCTATGATTCAGAGCGTGGCGGACAATGTAAGTGGAGGCATCATCGCCAATAGCGGGCATTGGATCGTAGAAGAGCAGCCCCAGGCCTTCTTGGACCAGGTAATTCCATTTTTGGCTGAGTAG
- a CDS encoding nuclear transport factor 2 family protein translates to MTLSEKEKIVQLTARYFWAVDEGDIETYLDCWTADGESQASYGSAQGAAELKIRFLSMQEGLSKNKRHIVSNFVIEFEQEVALQKCYLLIIDRKKPALVATATYQDTLVRTADGWKFSLRKITVDPNWQHHELTKKSFIQNK, encoded by the coding sequence ATGACCCTATCCGAAAAAGAAAAAATCGTACAACTTACTGCCCGCTACTTCTGGGCGGTAGATGAAGGAGATATAGAGACGTATCTTGACTGCTGGACGGCCGACGGTGAATCGCAGGCGAGCTACGGATCGGCACAGGGAGCAGCGGAATTAAAAATACGATTCCTGAGCATGCAGGAAGGTCTTTCTAAAAACAAGCGTCACATAGTGAGCAATTTCGTCATTGAGTTTGAACAAGAAGTAGCGCTTCAGAAGTGCTACCTGCTGATTATAGACCGGAAAAAGCCGGCCTTAGTGGCTACTGCTACCTATCAGGACACCTTGGTTCGTACCGCTGATGGTTGGAAATTTTCCCTTCGCAAAATTACCGTTGATCCTAACTGGCAACATCATGAACTTACTAAGAAATCATTCATTCAAAATAAATAA
- a CDS encoding sugar phosphate isomerase/epimerase family protein: MRKYRMEILATFFAIISPLFMNSAMSQNLKKTANDEGYLLWAANVRSKSFEERLEAARAGGYTQMSVFPIDIQHWEAQGKTIDELKRMCEAAGVKITVLDPFTRWLPRWQVPPEMSRSDADFVRFDEDEFFRIARELEVESMTIIETFGTKYSLHELVAHASVVADKARDAGIKVHIEFMPFSGIPDLETAWQIVQQANRDNLGIVLDTWHYYRGNVNDSLLAAIPGDKIFRVQVADATQELQGGDLFTDLMHYRMLPGKGDFPLIESLSILKKTGGLTSVGPELFSDKMDMLPAKEVGKRTARELRQLMDSL, translated from the coding sequence ATGAGAAAGTACCGTATGGAGATCTTGGCCACCTTTTTTGCGATCATCAGCCCCCTTTTTATGAATAGTGCTATGAGTCAGAATTTGAAAAAGACAGCAAATGACGAAGGCTATTTGCTTTGGGCAGCCAACGTCAGAAGTAAATCTTTTGAGGAAAGGCTGGAAGCAGCCCGAGCGGGTGGGTACACTCAGATGAGTGTGTTTCCGATTGATATTCAGCACTGGGAGGCCCAGGGGAAAACCATTGACGAACTTAAAAGAATGTGCGAAGCAGCCGGGGTAAAAATTACGGTGCTCGATCCGTTCACCCGGTGGCTGCCCCGTTGGCAAGTGCCCCCGGAAATGAGCCGGTCCGACGCTGATTTTGTTCGTTTTGATGAAGACGAGTTCTTCCGGATAGCCCGGGAGCTGGAAGTGGAAAGCATGACAATCATTGAGACCTTTGGCACGAAATACTCCCTTCACGAGCTGGTAGCTCACGCCAGTGTGGTGGCAGATAAGGCCCGGGATGCAGGAATAAAAGTGCACATAGAATTTATGCCGTTTTCCGGTATTCCCGATCTGGAAACTGCCTGGCAAATAGTACAGCAGGCCAATCGTGACAATCTGGGAATTGTCTTGGATACCTGGCACTACTACCGGGGTAACGTGAACGATAGTCTGCTAGCCGCTATTCCGGGTGATAAAATTTTCCGGGTGCAAGTGGCTGATGCTACCCAGGAGCTTCAGGGAGGAGACTTGTTCACCGATCTCATGCACTATCGTATGTTACCTGGAAAGGGTGATTTTCCGCTCATTGAAAGCTTAAGCATCCTGAAAAAGACCGGGGGCTTGACTTCCGTAGGTCCCGAGCTTTTCTCGGATAAAATGGATATGCTACCCGCAAAGGAAGTCGGTAAACGAACCGCTCGTGAGTTGCGACAACTAATGGATTCGTTGTAA